Proteins from one Hoplias malabaricus isolate fHopMal1 chromosome 2, fHopMal1.hap1, whole genome shotgun sequence genomic window:
- the septin3 gene encoding neuronal-specific septin-3 isoform X2 yields the protein MSEIVPPEVRPKPAVPAKPSHVAPPASVPHVPPHVSGAGGQGSGGGSTLLGYVGIDTIIEQMRKKTMKTGFDFNIMVVGQSGLGKSTLVNTLFKSQVSRRSSGWSCDEKIPKTVEIRCVSHVIEEGGVKMKLTVIDTPGFGDQINNENCWEPISKYINEQYEKFLKEEVNIARKKRIPDTRVHCCLYFISPTGHSLRQLDIEFMKHLGRAVNIIPVIAKSDTLTPEEKTEFKQRVRKELEVCGIEFYPQKEFDEDLEDKSDNDKIREAMPFAVVGSDKEYQVNGKRVLGRKTPWGIVEVENPNHCEFSLLRDFLIRSHLQDLKEVTHNIHYETYRAKRLNDNGGLHPICSSTDTQDSNL from the exons ATGTCAGAAATCGTGCCCCCAGAAGTGAGACCCAAACCAGCTGTCCCTGCCAAGCCCTCTCATGTGGCACCACCTGCTAGCGTTCCCCATGTGCCCCCCCACGTCTCAGGGGCCGGAGGTCAAGGGTCAGGAGGAGGCTCCACGTTGCTAGGATACGTTGGGATAGACACCATCATTGAGCAGATGaggaagaagacgatgaagacaGGCTTTGATTTCAATATCATGGTTGTTG GTCAGAGTGGCTTGGGAAAGTCGACTCTAGTCAACACTTTGTTTAAGTCTCAGGTGAGCAGGCGAAGCTCCGGCTGGAGCTGTGACGAGAAGATCCCCAAAACTGTGGAGATCAGATGTGTGTCCCATG TGATTGAGGAAGGTGGTGTGAAAATGAAATTGACTGTGATTGACACTCCTGGATTTGGTGATCAAATCAACAATGAAAActg CTGGGAGCCCATCTCTAAGTATATCAACGAGCAATATGAGAAGTTTTTAAAAGAGGAAGTGAATATTGCCCGTAAGAAACGCATCCCGGACACACGAGTACACTGCTGTCTGTACTTCATATCTCCAACCGGACACTC GCTGAGGCAGCTGGATATTGAGTTCATGAAGCACTTGGGTCGAGCAGTCAACATCATCCCTGTAATCGCCAAATCAGATACACTGACCCCAGAAGAGAAGACGGAGTTCAaacagagg GTGAGGAAGGAGCTGGAGGTGTGTGGAATCGAATTTTATCCCCAGAAGGAATTTGATGAGGACTTGGAGGATAAGAGTGATAACGATAAGATCAGG GAGGCCATGCCCTTTGCAGTTGTGGGAAGTGACAAAGAGTACCAAGTCAATGGCAAACGAGTTCTTGGGAGGAAGACTCCATGGGGAATAGTagaag TCGAGAACCCAAATCATTGTGAATTCTCTCTGCTACGGGACTTCCTGATCAG GTCTCACCTACAGGACCTGAAGGAGGTCACCCACAACATCCACTATGAGACATATCGTGCCAAAAGACTCAACGACAATGGAGGACTCCACCCCATCTGCTCCAGCACTGACACACAGGATAGCAACCTGTGA
- the septin3 gene encoding neuronal-specific septin-3 isoform X1: MQVVHTQKECAPECAVWDHKAVKYMSEIVPPEVRPKPAVPAKPSHVAPPASVPHVPPHVSGAGGQGSGGGSTLLGYVGIDTIIEQMRKKTMKTGFDFNIMVVGQSGLGKSTLVNTLFKSQVSRRSSGWSCDEKIPKTVEIRCVSHVIEEGGVKMKLTVIDTPGFGDQINNENCWEPISKYINEQYEKFLKEEVNIARKKRIPDTRVHCCLYFISPTGHSLRQLDIEFMKHLGRAVNIIPVIAKSDTLTPEEKTEFKQRVRKELEVCGIEFYPQKEFDEDLEDKSDNDKIREAMPFAVVGSDKEYQVNGKRVLGRKTPWGIVEVENPNHCEFSLLRDFLIRSHLQDLKEVTHNIHYETYRAKRLNDNGGLHPICSSTDTQDSNL; this comes from the exons ATGCAGgtggtacacacacaaaaagagtgTGCACCAGAATGTGCAGTCTGGGACCACAAAGCTGTAAAAT ACATGTCAGAAATCGTGCCCCCAGAAGTGAGACCCAAACCAGCTGTCCCTGCCAAGCCCTCTCATGTGGCACCACCTGCTAGCGTTCCCCATGTGCCCCCCCACGTCTCAGGGGCCGGAGGTCAAGGGTCAGGAGGAGGCTCCACGTTGCTAGGATACGTTGGGATAGACACCATCATTGAGCAGATGaggaagaagacgatgaagacaGGCTTTGATTTCAATATCATGGTTGTTG GTCAGAGTGGCTTGGGAAAGTCGACTCTAGTCAACACTTTGTTTAAGTCTCAGGTGAGCAGGCGAAGCTCCGGCTGGAGCTGTGACGAGAAGATCCCCAAAACTGTGGAGATCAGATGTGTGTCCCATG TGATTGAGGAAGGTGGTGTGAAAATGAAATTGACTGTGATTGACACTCCTGGATTTGGTGATCAAATCAACAATGAAAActg CTGGGAGCCCATCTCTAAGTATATCAACGAGCAATATGAGAAGTTTTTAAAAGAGGAAGTGAATATTGCCCGTAAGAAACGCATCCCGGACACACGAGTACACTGCTGTCTGTACTTCATATCTCCAACCGGACACTC GCTGAGGCAGCTGGATATTGAGTTCATGAAGCACTTGGGTCGAGCAGTCAACATCATCCCTGTAATCGCCAAATCAGATACACTGACCCCAGAAGAGAAGACGGAGTTCAaacagagg GTGAGGAAGGAGCTGGAGGTGTGTGGAATCGAATTTTATCCCCAGAAGGAATTTGATGAGGACTTGGAGGATAAGAGTGATAACGATAAGATCAGG GAGGCCATGCCCTTTGCAGTTGTGGGAAGTGACAAAGAGTACCAAGTCAATGGCAAACGAGTTCTTGGGAGGAAGACTCCATGGGGAATAGTagaag TCGAGAACCCAAATCATTGTGAATTCTCTCTGCTACGGGACTTCCTGATCAG GTCTCACCTACAGGACCTGAAGGAGGTCACCCACAACATCCACTATGAGACATATCGTGCCAAAAGACTCAACGACAATGGAGGACTCCACCCCATCTGCTCCAGCACTGACACACAGGATAGCAACCTGTGA